The following coding sequences lie in one Rutidosis leptorrhynchoides isolate AG116_Rl617_1_P2 chromosome 4, CSIRO_AGI_Rlap_v1, whole genome shotgun sequence genomic window:
- the LOC139904460 gene encoding uncharacterized protein has translation MNLYYIDEVNSQNFITGLTGWPSGVEPRDFWTTFGAGDYQTYLSSTSITQPSYKILHRAIFETINQRATCTYNVTRSDMLYMYYIVHNTLCNLARCLARYLYKSVRKKHNAAICGGAYITQLALGLGDNTESDLLALTEVATTTYFDEAHLANLDLVDNKNHSGGNVSAAREERTAVNSEAFQDPRFSDLEKDLHYTNEAVRFLFKELGYSFAPCPSSSRQSGKAASSSHPKFTKSTVARFRARLP, from the coding sequence ATGAACTTGTATTACATTGATGAAGTCAATAGTCAAAATTTTATTACTGGTTTGACTGGTTGGCCGTCGGGTGTTGAACCACGGGATTTTTGGACCACTTTTGGAGCAGGGGACTATCAAACATACTTGTCATCCACATCGATCACTCAACCATCTTATAAGATACTGCATCGAGCAATTTTCGAAACGATAAATCAGCGTGCTACCTGCACTTACAACGTTACACGATCTGACATGttgtatatgtattatattgttCATAATACACTGTGTAACTTGGCGAGGTGTTTAGCTCGGTATCTATATAAGAGTGTGAGGAAAAAACATAATGCTGCTATTTGTGGTGGGGCCTATATAACCCAGTTAGCTCTAGGTTTAGGGGATAATACTGAGAGTGATCTACTTGCTTTGACAGAGGTTGCAACTACAACCTATTTTGATGAAGCACATTTGGCAAACCTAGACCTAGTTGATAACAAAAACCATTCTGGTGGCAATGTCAGTGCCGCAAGGGAAGAAAGAACTGCTGTCAACAGTGAAGCTTTCCAAGATCCCAGATTCAGTGATTTGGAAAAAGATTTACACTATACGAATGAGGCGGTACGTTTTTTATTTAAAGAACTCGGATATTCGTTTGCGCCCTGTCCTTCCTCTAGTCGTCAATCTGGTAAAGCTGCTAGTTCATCTCACCCTAAATTCACAAAATCAACTGTTGCACGTTTTCGTGCTCGTCTTCCGTAA